In Streptomyces alboniger, the following are encoded in one genomic region:
- the secF gene encoding protein translocase subunit SecF encodes MSKLGNLGARLYRGEVGYDFVGKRKIWYAVSILITITAILGLAVRGLNMGIEFEGGAVFNTPKTSVSVAQAEESAEKASGHDAIVQKLGDDAMRIQIAGVDIDKSDRIKAALAKDLDVKAADINADLVGPSWGEQIANKAWQGLAIFMVLVVIYLAIAFEWRMALAALIALIHDITITVGVYALVGFEVTPGTVIGLLTILGYSLYDTVVVFDSLKEQSKDLTKQTRFTYSEVANRSINGTLVRSINTTVVALLPVAGLLFIGGGVLGAGMLNDISLSLFVGLAAGAYSSIFIATPLVADFKEREPQLKALKKRVLAKRASAAARGNVVEDGDFRGEDEPRGSVPDEDATPAVVGPRAQPASRSRGKGRPSGKRR; translated from the coding sequence GTGTCGAAACTCGGCAATCTCGGCGCCAGGCTCTACCGCGGCGAGGTCGGCTACGACTTCGTCGGCAAGCGCAAGATCTGGTACGCCGTCTCGATACTGATCACCATCACGGCCATCCTCGGCCTGGCGGTGCGCGGCCTGAACATGGGCATCGAGTTCGAGGGCGGCGCCGTCTTCAACACCCCGAAGACGAGCGTCTCGGTCGCACAGGCCGAGGAGTCCGCGGAGAAGGCCTCCGGCCATGACGCGATCGTCCAGAAGCTGGGCGACGACGCGATGCGCATCCAGATCGCGGGCGTGGACATCGACAAGTCCGACCGGATCAAGGCGGCGCTGGCCAAGGACCTCGACGTCAAGGCCGCCGACATCAACGCCGACCTGGTCGGTCCCAGCTGGGGCGAGCAGATCGCCAACAAGGCCTGGCAGGGCCTGGCGATCTTCATGGTCCTCGTGGTGATCTACCTGGCCATCGCCTTCGAGTGGCGCATGGCGCTGGCGGCGCTGATCGCGCTCATCCACGACATCACCATCACCGTGGGTGTGTACGCGCTGGTCGGCTTCGAGGTCACGCCGGGCACGGTGATCGGTCTGCTGACCATCCTCGGTTACTCGCTGTACGACACGGTCGTGGTCTTCGACAGCTTGAAGGAGCAGTCGAAGGACCTCACCAAGCAGACCCGCTTCACCTACAGCGAGGTCGCCAACCGCAGCATCAACGGCACCCTGGTGCGCTCCATCAACACCACGGTCGTCGCGCTGCTCCCGGTGGCGGGCCTGCTGTTCATCGGTGGCGGCGTCCTGGGCGCCGGCATGCTCAACGACATCTCGCTGTCGCTGTTCGTCGGCCTCGCGGCCGGCGCGTACTCCTCGATCTTCATCGCCACGCCGCTCGTCGCCGACTTCAAGGAGCGCGAGCCGCAGCTGAAGGCCCTCAAGAAGCGGGTGCTCGCCAAGCGCGCGTCGGCCGCGGCCAGGGGGAACGTGGTGGAGGACGGGGACTTCCGTGGTGAGGACGAGCCGCGGGGCAGCGTTCCCGACGAGGACGCCACACCGGCTGTCGTCGGCCCGCGAGCCCAGCCCGCCTCCCGCAGCCGCGGCAAGGGCCGGCCTTCGGGGAAGCGCCGATGA
- a CDS encoding adenine phosphoribosyltransferase, translated as MTEVAGVSELLLSRIRDVPDYPKPGVMFKDITPLLADPAAFAALTDTLAALSTRHGATKIVGLEARGFILGAPVALRAGLGFIPVRKAGKLPGATLRQSYDLEYGSAEIEVHAEDLAAGDRVMVIDDVLATGGTAGASLDLIRRSGAEVAGVAVLMELGFLGGRRKLEQALDGAPLEALITV; from the coding sequence ATGACCGAGGTCGCAGGCGTCTCCGAGCTACTGCTCAGCCGCATCCGTGACGTGCCGGACTACCCGAAGCCGGGTGTGATGTTCAAGGACATCACCCCGCTTCTGGCCGACCCGGCCGCGTTCGCGGCGCTCACGGACACGCTGGCCGCCCTCAGCACGCGGCACGGCGCCACGAAGATCGTCGGCCTGGAGGCCCGCGGCTTCATCCTCGGCGCCCCGGTCGCGCTCCGCGCCGGGCTCGGCTTCATTCCCGTACGCAAGGCGGGCAAGCTACCCGGGGCGACGCTGCGGCAGAGCTACGACCTGGAGTACGGCAGCGCCGAGATCGAGGTGCACGCCGAGGACCTGGCCGCGGGCGACCGCGTCATGGTCATCGACGACGTCCTCGCCACCGGCGGCACCGCCGGGGCCTCGCTGGACCTGATCCGGCGCTCGGGCGCCGAGGTCGCCGGGGTCGCGGTCCTCATGGAGCTGGGCTTCCTGGGGGGCCGGCGGAAGCTGGAGCAGGCCCTGGACGGGGCGCCGCTCGAGGCGCTGATCACCGTCTGA
- a CDS encoding RelA/SpoT family protein translates to MPDESQPLTAAKAAQQAQQASAGSAAPAKKAAAAQGGTSAQRAQGEVSRGDKPAEQPRPVPPADHHPTAPAIRPATGQPGRSGSSNRVRARLARLGVQRSNPYNPVLEPLLRIVRSNDPKIETSTLRQIERAYQVAERWHRGQKRKSGDPYITHPLAVTTILAELGMDPATLMAGLLHDTVEDTEYGLDTLKRDFGDQVALLVDGVTKLDKVKFGEAAQAETVRKMVVAMAKDPRVLVIKLADRLHNMRTMRYLKREKQEKKARETLEIYAPLAHRLGMNTIKWELEDLAFAILYPKMYDEIVRLVAERAPKRDEYLAIVTDEVQADLRAARIKATVTGRPKHYYSVYQKMIVRGRDFAEIYDLVGIRVLVDTVRDCYAALGTVHARWNPVPGRFKDYIAMPKFNMYQSLHTTVIGPNGKPVELQIRTFDMHRRAEYGIAAHWKYKQEAVAGASKVRTDVPRKAGGKDDHLNDMAWLRQLLDWQKETEDPSEFLESLRFDLSRNEVFVFTPKGDVIALPAGATPVDFSYAVHTEVGHRTIGARVNGRLVPLESTLDNGDLVEVFTSKAAGAGPSRDWLGFVKSPRARNKIRAWFSKERRDEAIEQGKDAIARAMRKQNLPIQRILTGDSLVTLAHEMRYPDISSLYAAIGEGHVTAQSVVQKLVQALGGEEAANEDIAESAPPSRGRSKRRSNTDPGVVVKGVEDVWVKLARCCTPVPGDPIIGFVTRGSGVSVHRSDCVNVDSLSREPERILEVEWAPTQSSVFLVAIQVEALDRSRLLSDVTRILSDQHVNILSAAVQTSRDRVATSRFTFEMGDPKHLGHVLKAVRGVEGVYDVYRVTSARRP, encoded by the coding sequence TTGCCAGACGAGTCCCAGCCACTCACCGCCGCCAAGGCCGCCCAGCAGGCTCAGCAGGCCTCGGCGGGCTCCGCCGCGCCCGCGAAGAAGGCAGCGGCCGCGCAGGGCGGCACGTCCGCGCAGCGCGCCCAGGGGGAGGTCTCCCGGGGCGACAAACCGGCCGAGCAGCCCCGCCCCGTGCCGCCCGCGGACCACCACCCGACGGCTCCCGCGATCCGCCCCGCCACGGGCCAGCCGGGACGCTCCGGCTCCTCCAACCGTGTGCGGGCCCGCCTCGCCCGGCTCGGCGTCCAGCGATCGAACCCGTACAACCCGGTCCTGGAGCCCCTGCTGCGGATAGTGCGCAGCAACGACCCGAAGATCGAGACGTCCACGCTCCGCCAGATCGAGCGGGCCTACCAGGTCGCCGAGCGCTGGCACCGCGGCCAGAAGCGCAAGAGCGGCGATCCGTACATCACGCACCCGCTCGCCGTGACGACCATCCTCGCCGAGCTGGGCATGGATCCGGCCACCCTGATGGCCGGTCTCCTGCACGACACGGTCGAGGACACCGAATACGGCCTGGACACCCTCAAGCGCGACTTCGGCGACCAGGTCGCCCTGCTCGTCGACGGCGTCACCAAGCTCGACAAGGTCAAGTTCGGCGAGGCCGCGCAGGCCGAGACCGTGCGCAAGATGGTCGTCGCGATGGCCAAGGATCCCCGCGTCCTGGTCATCAAGCTCGCCGACCGCCTGCACAACATGCGCACCATGCGCTATCTCAAGCGCGAGAAGCAGGAGAAGAAGGCGCGCGAGACCCTGGAGATCTACGCGCCGCTCGCCCACCGCCTGGGCATGAACACCATCAAGTGGGAGCTGGAGGACCTCGCCTTCGCGATCCTCTACCCCAAGATGTACGACGAGATCGTGCGGCTGGTCGCCGAGCGCGCCCCCAAGCGCGACGAGTACCTCGCCATAGTGACCGACGAGGTCCAGGCCGACCTGCGGGCCGCCCGCATCAAGGCGACCGTCACCGGACGCCCGAAGCACTACTACAGCGTCTACCAGAAGATGATCGTCCGCGGCCGTGACTTCGCGGAGATCTACGACCTGGTGGGCATCCGCGTCCTGGTCGACACGGTCCGCGACTGCTACGCCGCCCTCGGCACGGTCCACGCGCGATGGAACCCGGTCCCCGGCCGGTTCAAGGACTACATCGCGATGCCCAAGTTCAACATGTACCAGTCGCTGCACACGACGGTCATCGGCCCCAACGGCAAGCCCGTCGAGCTCCAGATCCGTACGTTCGACATGCACCGCCGCGCCGAGTACGGCATCGCCGCGCACTGGAAGTACAAGCAGGAGGCCGTCGCCGGCGCCTCCAAGGTGCGCACCGACGTGCCGAGGAAGGCCGGCGGCAAGGACGACCACCTCAACGACATGGCGTGGCTGCGCCAGCTCCTGGACTGGCAGAAGGAGACCGAGGACCCCAGCGAGTTCCTGGAATCGCTGCGCTTCGACCTGTCGCGCAACGAAGTCTTCGTGTTCACGCCGAAGGGCGACGTCATAGCGCTCCCGGCGGGCGCCACCCCCGTCGACTTCTCCTACGCGGTGCACACCGAGGTCGGCCACCGCACCATAGGCGCGCGGGTCAACGGCCGGCTCGTACCGCTCGAATCGACCCTGGACAACGGCGACCTGGTGGAGGTCTTCACCTCCAAGGCCGCGGGCGCGGGCCCGTCCCGCGACTGGCTAGGCTTCGTCAAGTCGCCGCGGGCACGTAACAAGATCCGCGCGTGGTTCTCCAAGGAGCGCCGCGACGAGGCCATCGAGCAGGGCAAGGACGCCATCGCGCGCGCCATGCGCAAGCAGAACCTGCCGATCCAGCGGATCCTCACCGGCGACTCCCTGGTCACGCTCGCCCACGAGATGCGCTACCCCGACATCTCGTCCCTCTACGCGGCGATCGGCGAGGGCCACGTCACCGCGCAGTCGGTCGTGCAGAAGCTCGTCCAGGCCCTCGGCGGCGAGGAGGCGGCCAACGAGGACATCGCCGAGAGCGCGCCGCCCTCGCGCGGGCGCAGCAAGCGCCGCTCCAACACCGACCCGGGTGTCGTGGTCAAGGGCGTCGAGGACGTGTGGGTCAAGCTGGCCCGCTGCTGTACACCCGTCCCCGGCGACCCCATCATCGGCTTCGTCACGCGCGGCAGCGGCGTATCGGTGCACCGCAGCGACTGCGTGAACGTCGACTCGCTCTCGCGCGAGCCCGAGCGGATCCTGGAGGTCGAGTGGGCGCCCACCCAGTCCTCCGTCTTCCTGGTCGCCATCCAGGTGGAGGCGCTGGACCGCTCCCGGCTCCTGTCGGACGTCACGCGCATCCTGTCGGACCAGCACGTGAACATCCTGTCGGCGGCGGTCCAGACCTCCCGTGACCGCGTCGCCACCTCCCGCTTCACCTTCGAGATGGGCGACCCCAAGCATCTGGGGCATGTACTCAAGGCGGTCAGGGGAGTGGAAGGGGTGTACGACGTCTACCGGGTGACGTCGGCGCGCAGGCCGTAA
- a CDS encoding sensor histidine kinase — protein sequence MSEGVGLGGVEPAPPRDSEVWARTFRLWDSYFAVVWVATVIFVLGTARPEWPVRLTALVLLVLLVPWYVAFGRSVLMSEGADERRALGYVAGTVLLFLPSGVLVGETRLMTFALIPQCFMALRMRRALAVVAIINLAPVAGWAVLWRPLPRDVFYNSVFAVVTLVFSAAIGIWVIRVIEQSDERAELIAQLDASREEVARLSADRGALAERERMSREIHDTLAQGFTSVLMLVQAVDAELERDVPAARRHLGLMEATARQNLAEARALVAGGAPADLDGGGPLPDALRRLAARHDAAFSVTGDVRPLPPGLEVVALRSCQEALANVRKHAGPGATATVGLAYARDALSLEVRDGGRGFDPGVPHRGYGLRGLRARAAEVRGTAEVVSGPGEGTTVTVLLPAPERSLR from the coding sequence ATGAGCGAGGGGGTGGGCCTCGGCGGCGTCGAGCCCGCCCCGCCCCGCGACTCCGAGGTCTGGGCGCGCACCTTCCGGCTCTGGGACTCCTATTTCGCCGTGGTGTGGGTGGCCACCGTGATCTTCGTGCTCGGCACGGCCCGCCCGGAGTGGCCCGTGCGGCTGACGGCCCTGGTGCTGCTCGTCCTGCTCGTGCCCTGGTACGTCGCCTTCGGGCGCTCCGTCCTGATGAGCGAGGGCGCCGACGAGCGGCGGGCGCTCGGCTACGTCGCGGGGACGGTTCTGCTGTTCCTGCCGTCGGGCGTGCTGGTCGGCGAGACCCGGCTGATGACCTTCGCGCTGATCCCGCAGTGCTTCATGGCGCTGCGGATGCGGCGGGCGCTGGCCGTGGTCGCCATCATCAACCTCGCGCCGGTGGCGGGCTGGGCGGTGCTCTGGCGGCCCCTGCCTCGGGACGTCTTCTACAACTCCGTGTTCGCCGTGGTCACCCTGGTCTTCTCGGCCGCCATCGGCATCTGGGTCATCCGCGTCATCGAGCAGAGCGACGAACGGGCCGAGCTGATCGCCCAGTTGGACGCCAGCCGCGAGGAGGTAGCCCGGCTCTCCGCGGACCGGGGCGCGCTCGCCGAGCGGGAGCGGATGTCACGGGAGATCCATGACACCCTCGCGCAGGGCTTCACGAGCGTGCTGATGCTCGTCCAGGCCGTCGACGCCGAGCTGGAGCGGGACGTCCCCGCCGCCCGCCGCCATCTGGGCCTGATGGAGGCCACGGCGCGGCAGAACCTGGCCGAGGCGCGGGCCCTGGTCGCCGGGGGCGCCCCCGCGGACCTCGACGGCGGCGGGCCGCTGCCGGACGCGCTGCGCCGCCTGGCCGCCCGCCACGACGCAGCGTTCTCGGTCACCGGTGACGTACGACCGCTGCCGCCGGGCCTGGAGGTGGTCGCCCTGCGCTCCTGCCAGGAGGCCCTCGCCAACGTCCGCAAGCACGCGGGTCCGGGCGCCACGGCCACCGTCGGCCTTGCGTACGCGCGGGACGCGCTCAGCCTGGAGGTGCGCGACGGGGGGCGCGGCTTCGACCCCGGCGTTCCGCATCGGGGGTACGGCCTGCGAGGGTTGCGGGCGCGGGCCGCGGAGGTCAGGGGCACCGCCGAGGTCGTCAGCGGCCCCGGCGAGGGCACCACCGTCACCGTCCTGCTCCCCGCCCCCGAGAGGAGCCTGCGATGA
- the hisS gene encoding histidine--tRNA ligase, producing MSTFKAPKGTYDLLPPDSAKYLAVREAIAAPLRNSGYGYVETPGFENVELFARGVGESTDIVTKEMYAFETKGGDKLALRPEGTASVLRAALEGSLHKAGNLPVKLWYSGSYYRYERPQKGRYRHFSQVGAEAIGAEDPALDAELIILADQAYRALGLRNFRILLNSLGDKECRPVYRAALQDFLRGLDLDEETRRRIDINPLRVLDDKRADVQKQLVGAPSLRDYLCDACKAYHEQVRELITAAGVAFEDDQKLVRGLDYYTRTTFEFVHDGLGSQSAVGGGGRYDGLSEMIGGPSLPSVGWALGVDRTVLALEAEGVELELPSLTSVFAVPLGDEARRVLFAKVTELRRAGIAADFSYGGKGLKGAMKNANRSGARFTVVAGERDLAEGVVQLKDMGTGEQEPVAVDEIVAVLTGKLAP from the coding sequence GTGAGCACCTTCAAGGCCCCCAAGGGCACCTACGACCTGCTTCCGCCCGACTCCGCGAAGTACCTCGCGGTCCGCGAGGCGATCGCCGCGCCGCTGCGCAACTCCGGCTACGGCTACGTCGAGACGCCCGGTTTTGAGAACGTCGAGCTGTTCGCGCGCGGTGTCGGTGAGTCCACCGACATCGTCACCAAGGAGATGTACGCCTTCGAGACCAAGGGCGGCGACAAGCTCGCGCTGCGCCCCGAAGGCACCGCCTCCGTACTGCGCGCCGCGCTGGAGGGCAGCCTGCACAAGGCGGGCAACCTCCCGGTCAAGCTCTGGTACTCCGGCTCGTACTACCGCTACGAGCGCCCCCAGAAGGGCCGCTACAGGCACTTCTCGCAGGTGGGCGCCGAGGCGATCGGTGCCGAGGACCCGGCGCTCGACGCCGAGCTGATCATCCTGGCCGACCAGGCGTACCGCGCGCTGGGCCTGCGGAACTTCCGCATCCTGCTGAACTCGCTGGGTGACAAGGAGTGCCGTCCCGTCTACCGGGCCGCGCTCCAGGACTTCCTGCGCGGCCTCGACCTGGACGAGGAGACTCGTCGACGTATCGACATCAATCCGCTGCGGGTCCTCGACGACAAGCGCGCCGACGTCCAGAAGCAGCTCGTGGGCGCGCCCTCGCTGCGCGACTACCTGTGCGACGCGTGCAAGGCGTACCACGAGCAGGTCCGCGAGCTGATCACGGCGGCGGGCGTCGCCTTCGAGGACGACCAGAAGCTGGTCCGCGGTCTGGACTACTACACCCGCACGACCTTCGAGTTCGTCCACGACGGCCTCGGCTCGCAGTCCGCGGTCGGCGGCGGCGGTCGCTACGACGGCCTGTCCGAGATGATCGGCGGCCCCTCGCTGCCGTCGGTCGGCTGGGCGCTCGGCGTGGACCGCACGGTGCTCGCCCTGGAGGCGGAGGGCGTCGAGCTCGAACTGCCCTCGCTCACCAGCGTCTTCGCGGTCCCGCTCGGCGACGAGGCGCGCCGCGTGCTCTTCGCCAAGGTGACGGAGCTGCGCAGGGCGGGGATCGCGGCGGACTTCTCGTACGGCGGGAAGGGGCTCAAGGGAGCGATGAAGAACGCCAACCGCAGCGGCGCGCGGTTCACCGTCGTCGCCGGTGAGCGGGATCTCGCCGAGGGCGTCGTGCAGCTCAAGGACATGGGGACCGGAGAGCAGGAGCCGGTCGCGGTCGACGAGATCGTCGCCGTCCTGACGGGCAAGCTGGCGCCCTGA
- a CDS encoding response regulator translates to MSGPIRVVLADDHPVVREGLRAMLSAEADVEVVAEASSGPRAEALAAELRPDIVLMDLRMPGGGGADSIERMAAAGLVCRVIVLTTYETDRDILRAVEAGAAGYLLKDLARGELAEAVRAAARGETVLAPSVAARLVDQLRTRPERPRLSEREVAVLRLVADGCTNVEIGRRLHVAESTVKTHLLRIFGKLGVSDRTAAVTHALRLGLLD, encoded by the coding sequence ATGAGCGGCCCCATCCGCGTCGTCCTCGCAGACGACCACCCCGTCGTGCGCGAGGGCCTGCGTGCCATGCTCAGCGCCGAGGCCGACGTGGAGGTCGTCGCGGAGGCGTCGAGCGGCCCGCGCGCGGAGGCCCTTGCGGCCGAACTGCGCCCCGACATCGTCCTGATGGACCTGCGGATGCCGGGTGGGGGCGGCGCCGACTCGATCGAGCGGATGGCGGCCGCGGGGCTGGTGTGCCGGGTCATCGTGCTCACGACGTACGAGACGGACCGCGACATCCTGCGTGCCGTGGAGGCGGGCGCCGCGGGCTATCTCCTGAAGGATCTGGCCCGCGGCGAACTCGCCGAAGCGGTGCGGGCGGCGGCCCGCGGCGAGACCGTTCTCGCGCCGTCCGTCGCCGCCCGCCTCGTGGACCAGCTGCGCACCAGGCCCGAGCGGCCTCGGCTGTCCGAGCGCGAGGTGGCGGTCCTCCGGCTGGTCGCCGACGGCTGTACGAACGTGGAGATCGGGCGCCGACTCCATGTCGCCGAGTCGACGGTGAAGACGCATCTGCTGCGCATCTTCGGGAAGCTGGGGGTGTCGGACCGCACGGCGGCGGTGACGCACGCGTTGCGCCTTGGCCTACTGGACTGA
- a CDS encoding MBL fold metallo-hydrolase — MLIAGFPAGAWGTNCYLVAPAAGEECVIIDPGHQAAQGVEDALKKHRLKPVAVILTHGHIDHVASVVPVCGAHDVPAWIHPSDRYMMSDPEKALGRSIGMPLMGELTVGEPDDMRELTDGAELKLAGLDFSVAHAPGHTKGSVTFQMPETAEIPSVFFSGDLLFAGSIGRTDLPGGSHTEILQSLARVCLPLDDSTVVLSGHGPQTSIGQERATNPYLRQVASGLGADPMSAPRRGM, encoded by the coding sequence GTGCTCATTGCCGGGTTCCCCGCCGGGGCCTGGGGGACCAATTGCTATCTGGTCGCCCCCGCCGCAGGCGAGGAGTGCGTGATCATCGACCCGGGCCACCAGGCGGCCCAGGGAGTCGAGGACGCACTCAAGAAGCATCGGCTCAAGCCCGTCGCCGTCATCCTCACCCACGGCCACATCGACCACGTCGCCTCGGTCGTCCCGGTCTGCGGAGCGCACGACGTACCCGCGTGGATCCACCCCTCCGACCGGTACATGATGAGCGACCCGGAGAAGGCCCTCGGCCGCTCCATCGGGATGCCGCTCATGGGCGAGCTGACGGTGGGGGAGCCCGACGACATGCGGGAGCTGACCGACGGCGCCGAGCTGAAGCTGGCCGGCCTCGACTTCTCCGTCGCGCACGCGCCGGGCCATACGAAGGGGTCGGTGACCTTCCAGATGCCCGAGACGGCCGAGATCCCCTCGGTCTTCTTCTCGGGCGATCTGCTCTTCGCCGGCTCCATCGGACGCACCGACCTGCCCGGCGGCAGCCACACCGAGATCCTCCAGTCGCTGGCCCGCGTGTGCCTGCCGCTCGACGACTCGACCGTGGTGCTGTCCGGCCACGGCCCCCAGACATCCATCGGCCAGGAGCGCGCCACCAACCCGTATCTGCGGCAGGTGGCCTCCGGCCTGGGCGCGGACCCCATGTCCGCCCCGCGACGAGGAATGTGA
- a CDS encoding DUF349 domain-containing protein, whose translation MSSDPWGRVDETGTVYVRTADGGERVVGSWQAGSPDEALAYFERKYDGLVVEIGLLERRVKTTDLSAKDAMTAVDHLRQQVDEAHAVGDLDALSKRLDKLVETVEARREERKAQKAKQSDEARHAKEALVVEAEELAQSEQWRVAGERLRALVDTWKGLPRLDRKSDDELWHRFSHARSAFSKRRKAHFASLDAQREEARKAKEKLVAEAEALSNSTDWGPTSARYRELMADWRAAGRAQREHEDDLWNRFRGAQDVFFAARSSVFAERDAEQGENLKLKEELADEAEKLVPVTDLKAARAAFRSINERWEAIGHVPRDARPKVEGRMQAVERALQESEEAEWRRTNPEARARAEGLTGQLQAAVDKLTEQIEKARAAGNNAKADKLQKELDGRQALLDQALKGLHEFGG comes from the coding sequence GTGAGCAGCGACCCGTGGGGCCGCGTCGACGAGACGGGGACCGTGTACGTGCGAACGGCCGACGGCGGCGAGCGAGTGGTCGGTTCGTGGCAGGCAGGATCTCCTGACGAGGCCCTCGCCTACTTCGAGCGCAAGTACGACGGTCTGGTCGTCGAGATCGGACTTCTCGAGCGCCGGGTGAAGACGACGGATCTGTCGGCCAAGGACGCGATGACGGCCGTCGACCACCTGCGCCAGCAGGTCGACGAGGCGCACGCGGTCGGCGATCTGGACGCCCTGAGCAAGCGGCTCGACAAGCTGGTGGAGACCGTCGAGGCCCGCCGCGAGGAGCGCAAGGCCCAGAAGGCCAAGCAGTCCGACGAGGCGCGGCACGCCAAGGAGGCCCTGGTCGTCGAGGCAGAGGAGCTGGCCCAGAGCGAGCAGTGGCGCGTGGCCGGTGAGCGGCTGCGGGCCCTGGTGGACACCTGGAAGGGTCTGCCACGCCTGGACCGCAAGTCGGACGACGAGCTGTGGCACCGCTTCTCGCACGCCCGCTCGGCGTTCTCCAAGCGCCGCAAGGCGCACTTCGCCTCGCTGGACGCGCAGCGCGAGGAGGCCCGCAAGGCCAAGGAGAAGCTGGTCGCCGAGGCCGAGGCGCTGTCGAACTCGACGGACTGGGGCCCGACGTCCGCGCGGTACCGCGAGCTGATGGCCGACTGGAGGGCCGCGGGCCGCGCCCAGCGCGAGCACGAGGACGACCTGTGGAACCGCTTCCGCGGCGCGCAGGACGTCTTCTTCGCCGCGCGCAGCTCGGTCTTCGCGGAGCGCGACGCCGAGCAGGGGGAGAACCTCAAGCTCAAGGAGGAGCTGGCCGACGAGGCCGAGAAGCTCGTCCCGGTGACGGACCTGAAGGCGGCCCGTGCCGCGTTCCGCTCCATCAACGAACGCTGGGAGGCCATCGGCCACGTCCCGCGTGACGCGCGCCCCAAGGTCGAGGGCCGCATGCAGGCCGTGGAGCGGGCGCTCCAGGAGTCCGAGGAAGCCGAGTGGCGCCGCACCAACCCGGAGGCACGGGCTCGGGCCGAAGGCCTGACGGGGCAACTGCAGGCGGCGGTGGACAAGCTGACGGAGCAGATCGAGAAGGCTCGCGCCGCGGGCAACAACGCCAAGGCCGACAAGCTCCAGAAGGAACTTGACGGCCGCCAGGCGCTGCTCGACCAGGCGCTGAAGGGGCTGCACGAGTTCGGCGGCTGA
- a CDS encoding peptidylprolyl isomerase encodes MVSNDQRRRQLAREKFERQQQRREAARRKARLRNGVIAGTLAVVVAGGAVSYAAGAFDGDGTTKDDAAARPTSTPKDPCEKAAPGKVKPLSFKKEPALTIDKSADYAMNLKTTCGEIGLDLDAAKAPRTVNSFNFLVNKGYLDHTTCHRLTTGGIYVLQCGDPKGTGEGGPGYSIPDENLKDKRLKGNVYPAGTVAMANQYNARKKKGRDTGGSQFFLVYQDSQLPPDYTPFGTISDSGMKVLKKIAAAGESSGQGDGAPNATVVIDKATVTKT; translated from the coding sequence GTGGTCAGCAACGATCAGCGGCGGCGGCAGCTCGCCCGGGAGAAGTTCGAGCGTCAGCAGCAGCGGCGGGAGGCGGCGCGGCGCAAGGCCCGGCTGCGCAACGGCGTGATCGCGGGGACGCTCGCGGTGGTGGTGGCGGGCGGCGCGGTGTCGTACGCGGCGGGCGCCTTCGACGGCGACGGCACGACGAAGGACGACGCGGCCGCGCGGCCCACCAGCACGCCGAAGGACCCCTGCGAGAAGGCGGCGCCCGGCAAGGTGAAGCCGCTGAGCTTCAAGAAGGAGCCGGCGCTCACCATCGACAAGTCGGCCGATTACGCGATGAACCTGAAGACGACGTGCGGCGAGATCGGCCTCGACCTGGACGCGGCGAAGGCCCCGCGCACCGTCAACTCGTTCAACTTCCTGGTGAACAAGGGCTACCTGGACCACACCACGTGCCACCGCCTCACCACCGGCGGCATCTACGTCCTCCAGTGCGGCGACCCGAAGGGCACCGGCGAGGGCGGGCCCGGCTACTCGATCCCGGACGAGAACCTGAAGGACAAGCGCCTGAAGGGGAACGTGTATCCGGCGGGGACGGTCGCCATGGCGAACCAGTACAACGCCCGGAAGAAGAAGGGCCGCGACACCGGCGGCAGCCAGTTCTTCCTCGTCTACCAGGACAGTCAGCTCCCACCCGACTACACACCGTTCGGGACCATTTCCGATTCCGGGATGAAGGTGCTCAAGAAGATCGCGGCCGCCGGGGAGAGCTCCGGGCAGGGCGACGGCGCCCCGAACGCGACCGTCGTCATCGACAAGGCCACCGTGACCAAAACCTGA